From Chryseobacterium joostei, the proteins below share one genomic window:
- a CDS encoding ABC1 kinase family protein gives MILGTVFGVNCTYYTYTMFDKQQRKLKRSARLISVLSKYGFKDMLARMNGGNKQEETSNPDEVISKDTVYERIRLALEELGPTFVKLGQTFSNREDLLPPELIQELQKLQDKVETVDMNVEEALENEFNISVKDHFLEIQKEPLATASIAQVYKAVLLDGSPVILKLRKPDVQSVIEDDLLLLKDIEKLISAYSEIGEKLNLKQAISTFERSLLEEVSLINEKNNIQQFRLNFKNNKETYVPKVYDEFSNNNILCMEFIDGIKVTDKSVLLANNIDPVKVSETGLRLFVSQILDYGFFHADPHAGNILVKKDGKIVFIDFGAVGKIQPNDKEILENLIVSFVAKNSHKIVRSLKKMAVSYEIPDERRFENDVEDILNFVHSSSLQEINVQVIINKMKDILKDNRLYMPDYFYLLFKGISLIEGVGRNINPDLDIVKSLHPYTRKILTKKISPKNLLKTGMDRMMNFTDNVDEIPKELRSVLQKLDENKFTVSSEIKNIEKTNQLIKSSVVNLILAMILGANIIATSIVFTSESGPRIGELSVVAVLGFVFSVILVLILLLRVSRK, from the coding sequence ATGATATTAGGAACGGTTTTTGGAGTAAATTGCACCTACTATACATACACTATGTTTGACAAGCAGCAAAGAAAACTGAAAAGATCCGCCAGACTTATTTCCGTATTAAGCAAATACGGTTTTAAAGACATGCTGGCAAGAATGAATGGAGGCAATAAGCAGGAGGAAACCTCAAATCCGGATGAAGTTATTTCAAAAGATACCGTTTATGAAAGAATCAGACTTGCTCTTGAAGAGCTAGGTCCAACCTTTGTAAAACTTGGTCAAACATTCAGTAACAGAGAAGATTTACTTCCTCCGGAACTGATTCAGGAACTACAGAAGCTACAAGACAAAGTAGAAACGGTAGACATGAATGTGGAAGAAGCATTGGAAAATGAATTCAATATATCAGTGAAAGACCATTTCCTGGAAATTCAGAAAGAACCACTGGCTACAGCTTCCATTGCGCAGGTTTATAAAGCGGTTTTGCTGGATGGAAGTCCCGTAATCTTAAAATTGAGAAAACCGGATGTACAGTCTGTTATTGAAGATGATTTACTTCTACTCAAGGATATTGAAAAATTAATCTCCGCCTATTCAGAAATAGGAGAAAAACTTAATCTGAAACAAGCCATTTCAACTTTCGAAAGATCATTATTGGAAGAAGTTTCCCTGATTAATGAAAAGAATAATATTCAACAGTTCCGCCTCAATTTTAAAAATAATAAAGAAACCTATGTTCCGAAAGTATATGATGAATTCTCCAACAACAATATTCTTTGTATGGAATTCATTGATGGAATTAAGGTGACAGATAAATCTGTTCTTTTAGCCAATAATATTGATCCTGTGAAGGTTTCTGAAACAGGATTAAGACTCTTTGTTTCCCAAATTCTGGACTATGGATTCTTTCACGCCGATCCGCATGCCGGAAATATTCTGGTGAAAAAAGATGGGAAAATTGTCTTTATAGATTTTGGTGCCGTAGGAAAGATACAGCCGAATGACAAAGAAATTCTTGAAAACCTTATTGTAAGTTTTGTTGCCAAAAATTCACATAAAATAGTTCGCTCTCTCAAGAAAATGGCAGTAAGCTATGAAATTCCAGATGAAAGGAGGTTTGAAAATGATGTGGAAGATATCCTGAATTTTGTTCATAGTTCCTCATTGCAGGAAATCAACGTTCAGGTGATCATTAATAAGATGAAAGATATTTTAAAAGATAACAGACTCTATATGCCTGATTATTTTTATCTTTTATTTAAAGGAATCAGCCTGATAGAGGGAGTTGGAAGAAATATTAATCCAGATCTTGATATTGTAAAAAGTCTTCATCCCTATACCCGAAAAATACTTACAAAAAAAATCAGTCCAAAGAATCTTTTAAAAACAGGAATGGACAGAATGATGAATTTTACAGACAATGTAGATGAAATTCCCAAGGAACTTCGTTCTGTACTCCAAAAACTGGATGAAAATAAATTCACAGTCTCCAGTGAAATCAAAAATATAGAAAAAACGAACCAACTCATAAAATCCAGTGTTGTCAATTTAATTTTAGCCATGATTCTGGGTGCAAATATCATAGCAACCTCCATCGTATTTACGTCAGAATCAGGTCCAAGAATTGGAGAATTGTCTGTTGTTGCGGTTTTAGGATTTGTTTTTTCAGTCATTTTAGTTTTGATACTTTTGTTGAGGGTAAGCAGAAAGTAG
- a CDS encoding DEAD/DEAH box helicase, with protein sequence MEKLTFADFDLPVKILDVLADLELFEPTPIQEKSLKPILSGRDVMGIAQTGTGKTLAYLLPVLKTWKYSKTGNPTVLVLVPTRELVVQVTEIIEKLTENITARVIGIYGGKNINTQKLLFNNGCDILVGTPGRVMDLSIDNAISLKEVQKLIIDEFDEMLNLGFRPQLTHIFEMMKEKRQNILFSATMTEAVDDMLDEYFASPVEISLAKSGTPLEKIEQTAYKVENFNTKINLLEHLLKNNTDMSKVLIFNNNKKHADLLFTKIDELFPEQFDVIHSNKSQNYRLKAMKSFENEEIRGLITTDVMARGLDISNITHVINFETPDIPEQYIHRIGRTGRADKEGKAVTFVTKKEEPLILDIELLMDKDLKFNDFPEGVKINPNKIASEKDEVVMKNPVQVKLNDGGGAFHDKKAKNTKENWGGPSKRKAPKKFGANRSQQKAISKSKRKK encoded by the coding sequence ATGGAAAAACTCACTTTTGCAGATTTTGACCTGCCGGTTAAAATTCTTGATGTTTTAGCGGATTTAGAATTATTTGAGCCTACACCTATTCAGGAGAAAAGTTTAAAGCCTATCCTTTCCGGGAGAGATGTAATGGGAATTGCACAGACCGGAACAGGGAAAACATTGGCATATCTTTTACCTGTTCTAAAGACTTGGAAGTATAGTAAAACAGGAAATCCAACTGTTTTAGTACTTGTTCCTACAAGAGAATTGGTGGTACAGGTAACCGAAATCATTGAGAAACTGACAGAAAATATTACTGCAAGAGTAATTGGAATATACGGTGGGAAAAATATCAATACCCAGAAATTATTATTTAATAACGGTTGTGATATTTTAGTAGGAACTCCGGGTAGAGTGATGGACCTTTCCATAGACAATGCAATTTCCCTGAAAGAAGTTCAGAAGCTTATCATTGATGAATTTGATGAAATGCTTAACCTTGGTTTCAGGCCACAGTTGACTCACATTTTTGAAATGATGAAAGAGAAGAGACAGAATATCCTTTTCTCTGCAACCATGACAGAAGCTGTAGATGATATGTTGGATGAATATTTCGCCAGTCCGGTGGAAATTTCATTGGCAAAATCAGGAACACCGCTTGAAAAAATAGAACAGACTGCCTATAAAGTTGAAAACTTCAATACTAAAATCAATTTACTTGAGCATTTATTGAAGAATAATACAGATATGTCTAAGGTGTTGATTTTTAATAATAATAAAAAGCATGCAGACTTGCTTTTCACGAAGATTGATGAGCTTTTTCCAGAGCAGTTTGACGTGATTCACTCCAATAAGTCTCAAAACTATAGACTTAAAGCGATGAAAAGCTTTGAAAATGAAGAAATCAGAGGACTAATCACTACAGATGTAATGGCTAGAGGTCTGGATATCTCAAATATTACCCACGTTATCAACTTTGAGACACCAGATATCCCTGAACAATATATTCACAGAATTGGTAGAACAGGTAGAGCGGATAAAGAAGGTAAGGCAGTGACTTTTGTAACTAAGAAGGAAGAGCCTTTAATTCTTGATATTGAGCTATTGATGGATAAGGATTTAAAGTTTAATGACTTCCCAGAGGGGGTGAAAATCAATCCTAATAAAATTGCTTCAGAGAAAGATGAAGTGGTGATGAAGAATCCGGTTCAGGTAAAACTGAATGATGGAGGAGGAGCTTTCCACGATAAAAAGGCAAAAAATACTAAAGAAAACTGGGGTGGTCCATCGAAAAGAAAGGCACCTAAGAAATTTGGAGCCAACAGATCACAACAGAAGGCGATATCTAAATCGAAAAGAAAGAAATAA
- a CDS encoding tetratricopeptide repeat protein, whose translation MIKKRITILTFILLYCLTFSQKKHDKNKLIQELSDNTCKCIDSIGLFDRNKKDILEDIEHCIDKHATALQLGKLIDNIDELSEKAPKVNGKKQVTLNLSTDKNSQQYKDSYNEIERYLMKNCSSLKNAVNTSESKYESLSKNKEAKDFYDKAINSSEKEDWKDAIQNYEQAVKIDPKFIYAWDNLGICYRRIGEYDKAIDAYKKSLEIDPKGKMPMQNIAITYIYKKEYQKAIDAYSDFDKVYPGDPEVYYGIGQVYFANLKNNEKALDYICKAYKIYAEQKSPYRTDAETVLAHIYKNMSEEGKIDKFKEVMKNNSIEFK comes from the coding sequence ATGATAAAAAAACGAATAACCATTTTAACTTTTATTTTACTTTATTGTCTCACTTTTTCTCAAAAGAAGCACGATAAGAATAAACTCATTCAAGAGCTTTCAGATAATACATGTAAATGTATAGACTCTATCGGTCTATTTGATCGGAATAAAAAAGATATCTTAGAAGATATTGAGCACTGCATTGATAAACATGCAACAGCTCTTCAATTAGGAAAATTAATAGACAATATTGATGAGTTATCTGAAAAAGCACCTAAAGTTAATGGCAAAAAGCAGGTTACCCTTAATCTTTCTACAGATAAAAACTCTCAACAGTATAAAGATAGCTACAATGAAATTGAAAGATATCTGATGAAAAACTGTTCTAGTTTAAAAAATGCCGTCAACACCTCTGAAAGCAAATATGAGAGCCTTTCTAAAAATAAGGAAGCAAAAGACTTCTATGACAAAGCTATTAATTCATCAGAAAAAGAGGACTGGAAAGATGCTATTCAAAATTATGAACAAGCCGTGAAAATTGATCCAAAATTTATATATGCTTGGGATAATTTGGGTATTTGCTATAGAAGAATAGGAGAATATGATAAGGCTATTGATGCTTATAAAAAGTCGCTAGAAATTGATCCAAAAGGAAAAATGCCCATGCAAAACATAGCTATAACATACATTTATAAGAAAGAATATCAAAAAGCTATAGATGCCTATTCTGATTTCGATAAAGTATACCCAGGTGATCCGGAGGTTTATTATGGTATAGGACAAGTCTATTTTGCTAATCTAAAGAATAATGAAAAAGCTCTAGATTACATCTGTAAGGCTTATAAGATTTATGCAGAGCAAAAATCTCCCTACAGAACAGATGCTGAAACAGTATTAGCCCACATTTACAAAAACATGAGTGAAGAGGGCAAAATAGATAAGTTTAAAGAAGTTATGAAAAATAATAGTATTGAATTTAAATAA
- a CDS encoding GDSL-type esterase/lipase family protein, whose protein sequence is MKKILTAFLLLFFTIAFSQEKKPMFWQDIQEFKKQDQQNPPPKDAILFLGSSSFTKWTDVADYFPTKTIINRGFGGSRLTDLNYFADDLLAPYQPKQIIIYCGENDFADNHQLKAQKVVKRYKTLYRKIRERFPNIEVDYISIKYSPSREKLWPQMKEANKMIAAFMKKEPNAEFIDVTKAMEDDNGNVRKDIFVEDMLHFKPEGYQIWTKVMNPYMK, encoded by the coding sequence ATGAAGAAGATTCTAACGGCATTTCTATTGCTGTTTTTTACGATTGCCTTTTCTCAGGAAAAAAAGCCAATGTTCTGGCAGGACATTCAAGAGTTTAAAAAGCAGGATCAGCAGAACCCACCACCCAAGGATGCCATCTTATTTTTAGGAAGCTCATCCTTTACCAAATGGACGGATGTTGCTGATTATTTCCCTACTAAAACGATTATCAACAGAGGTTTTGGTGGTTCAAGGCTTACAGATCTCAATTATTTTGCTGATGACCTTTTAGCACCCTATCAGCCGAAACAAATTATTATATATTGCGGAGAAAATGACTTTGCAGACAATCATCAGTTGAAAGCTCAAAAAGTTGTTAAAAGATATAAAACCCTTTACAGAAAGATCCGTGAAAGATTTCCTAATATTGAAGTGGATTATATCTCTATAAAATATTCTCCCAGCAGAGAAAAGCTTTGGCCACAGATGAAAGAAGCCAATAAAATGATTGCAGCTTTTATGAAAAAGGAACCCAATGCTGAATTTATTGATGTTACCAAGGCCATGGAAGATGACAACGGAAATGTTAGAAAGGACATTTTTGTGGAAGATATGCTCCATTTTAAACCGGAAGGTTATCAAATATGGACCAAAGTAATGAATCCTTACATGAAATAA
- a CDS encoding lipocalin-like domain-containing protein, whose amino-acid sequence MKKQLLLFAFSALALTSCNDDNLQAYEMDIMKGDWKEVKREVISGKDNKTVLQTDVLTGCATKNTLFFRTDFYISYTGYAGTGADCQILAKSEGNYTYDQETKILGIKFDKEESMNYKVDILTGQDLRLAQQFGNYDRDGDKIPDVTYITYKR is encoded by the coding sequence ATGAAAAAACAACTACTTTTATTTGCCTTTTCTGCTTTGGCATTAACTTCTTGTAATGATGATAACCTTCAAGCCTATGAAATGGACATAATGAAGGGAGATTGGAAAGAAGTGAAGAGAGAAGTAATTTCCGGAAAAGACAATAAAACAGTTCTTCAAACCGATGTTTTAACAGGATGTGCAACAAAAAACACTCTTTTCTTCAGAACAGATTTTTATATCAGCTACACGGGTTATGCCGGAACTGGTGCAGATTGTCAGATACTTGCAAAAAGCGAAGGGAATTACACATACGACCAGGAAACTAAAATTTTAGGTATCAAATTTGACAAAGAAGAAAGCATGAATTACAAAGTTGATATTTTGACAGGTCAAGACCTTAGGTTGGCACAACAATTTGGTAATTATGATCGAGACGGTGATAAAATACCTGATGTCACTTATATTACTTACAAAAGATAA
- a CDS encoding iron-containing alcohol dehydrogenase, with protein MLNFELKNPTKILFGKGEIAKISKEIPQDAKILMIYGGGSIKNNGVYDQVKEALKDHDLYEFGGVPANPEYEVLIKALSFIKENNINYLLAVGGGSVIDGTKFISAAANYNGEPWDILTKQVRTFEGEGMPFGTILTLPATGSEMNSGYVISRRETNEKLSSGGPGLFPQFSVLDPEVIRSIPKNQIVNGLTDAYTHVLEQYMTAPSSADLQERIAESILISIQETAPKVLADDFDYDAAGNFMWCCTMALNGLIQKGVITDWAVHAMGHELTAYFGIDHARTLAIIAPSHYRYNFEDKKGKLAQYAERVWGIKDGNVEEKAELGIKKLEEFFHSLHIKTKLSEYTEDFKGTAERVEKAFTDRNWLGLGEYKKLTPQDASKIVEMSY; from the coding sequence ATGCTTAATTTCGAACTTAAAAATCCAACAAAAATACTTTTCGGGAAAGGTGAAATTGCTAAAATTTCCAAAGAAATCCCTCAGGATGCTAAAATATTAATGATCTATGGTGGTGGAAGCATCAAAAACAATGGAGTTTATGATCAGGTAAAGGAAGCTTTAAAGGATCATGATCTGTATGAGTTCGGTGGAGTTCCTGCCAACCCTGAATATGAAGTTTTGATTAAAGCATTAAGCTTCATTAAGGAAAACAACATCAATTATCTTCTTGCTGTAGGTGGCGGATCTGTAATTGACGGGACTAAATTCATCTCTGCAGCAGCCAATTACAATGGTGAGCCCTGGGATATTCTAACCAAGCAAGTAAGAACCTTTGAAGGAGAAGGAATGCCTTTCGGAACTATTTTAACGCTTCCGGCAACCGGTTCTGAGATGAATTCAGGGTATGTAATTTCACGAAGAGAAACCAATGAGAAGCTATCTTCGGGTGGTCCCGGACTTTTCCCTCAGTTTTCGGTTTTGGATCCTGAAGTAATCAGATCTATCCCTAAAAATCAAATTGTAAATGGCCTTACAGATGCTTACACCCACGTGTTGGAACAATATATGACGGCTCCATCTTCTGCTGACCTTCAGGAAAGAATTGCAGAAAGTATCTTAATAAGTATTCAGGAAACAGCTCCGAAAGTATTGGCAGATGATTTCGATTATGATGCGGCAGGAAACTTTATGTGGTGTTGTACAATGGCTTTAAACGGACTCATTCAGAAAGGAGTTATCACAGACTGGGCTGTACATGCCATGGGTCATGAGCTGACAGCCTATTTTGGTATAGACCACGCCAGAACATTGGCTATCATTGCACCATCTCATTACCGTTATAATTTTGAAGACAAAAAAGGAAAACTGGCTCAGTATGCTGAAAGAGTATGGGGAATTAAGGATGGAAATGTAGAGGAAAAAGCTGAACTGGGAATTAAAAAACTGGAAGAATTCTTCCACAGCCTGCATATCAAAACCAAGCTTTCAGAATATACAGAAGATTTTAAAGGTACTGCTGAAAGAGTGGAAAAAGCCTTTACAGACAGAAACTGGCTAGGTCTTGGAGAGTACAAGAAATTGACTCCTCAGGATGCTTCCAAAATTGTGGAAATGAGTTATTAA
- a CDS encoding winged helix-turn-helix transcriptional regulator, with the protein MGKKRSDCPISCSLEIWGDKWSLLIIRDLMIKKECTYGEFLKADEKIATNILATRLQTLLENGIIAKKDHPDNKLKILYNLTEKGIDLVPVIVEINLWGDKYLTIPDDRKKLLENIKKDKVDFIKRAKAYLSDNATP; encoded by the coding sequence ATGGGTAAAAAAAGATCAGACTGCCCCATCAGTTGCTCCTTAGAAATATGGGGTGATAAATGGTCACTCTTAATCATCCGTGACCTTATGATTAAAAAGGAATGTACCTATGGCGAATTCTTAAAAGCTGATGAAAAAATTGCAACCAATATTTTGGCTACAAGGCTTCAAACGCTCTTGGAAAACGGAATTATAGCTAAAAAGGATCATCCTGACAATAAGTTAAAAATCCTCTATAACCTTACAGAAAAAGGGATTGATTTGGTTCCTGTCATTGTAGAAATCAACCTTTGGGGAGACAAGTATCTAACGATTCCGGATGACAGAAAGAAATTATTGGAGAATATTAAAAAAGATAAGGTAGATTTTATAAAAAGAGCAAAAGCCTATCTTTCCGATAATGCTACCCCATAA
- the lpdA gene encoding dihydrolipoyl dehydrogenase encodes MENYDVAVIGSGPGGYVAAIRSAQLGYKTVIIEKYDTLGGTCTNVGCIPTKALLDSTHHYADAHHKFKDHGIKLDRIELDFSQMYNRKSEVVEKNTSGLDFLMSKNKITRLKGTASFINNSTIKVINETESQEITANNYIIATGSKPSTIPGVAIDKKRIITSTEALSLKEKPETMIIIGGGVIGVEMASIFSRIGTQVTILEYADHLIAAMDQELGKNLQKIFKKEGIDIRLNQAVYKAESSDSAAKVFFKDKNGADHELEADYILVAVGRSPYVKGLGLENTEVKLDERGFIKVDENNRTAVSNIYAIGDVIGGAMLAHKAEEEGVLVAETINGQKHHIHYDRIPSVVYTWPEVASVGYTEEYLKKNNIAYNVGKFPFSASARARASMDTDGFAKVLVDPKYGEVLGVHVIGARAADLIAQGVIAQEYEVTAEDMFRISYAHPTYSETLKEAYLIASGQGAVNI; translated from the coding sequence ATGGAAAATTATGATGTTGCCGTGATCGGCTCAGGACCTGGAGGATATGTTGCTGCCATAAGAAGCGCACAGCTTGGTTACAAAACAGTGATTATAGAAAAATATGATACTTTGGGAGGAACCTGTACCAATGTAGGGTGTATTCCTACAAAGGCTTTACTGGATAGTACGCATCATTATGCAGATGCACATCATAAATTTAAAGACCACGGAATTAAACTGGATAGAATAGAACTCGATTTTTCCCAGATGTATAATCGAAAATCTGAAGTTGTTGAAAAAAACACAAGTGGCCTTGATTTTCTAATGAGTAAAAATAAAATTACCCGTTTGAAAGGTACAGCAAGCTTCATCAATAATTCCACCATAAAAGTTATTAATGAAACAGAATCCCAGGAAATTACTGCCAACAATTACATTATAGCAACGGGTTCAAAACCATCAACCATTCCTGGGGTAGCAATTGATAAGAAAAGAATCATTACTTCTACTGAGGCATTATCCCTAAAGGAAAAACCTGAAACTATGATTATTATAGGAGGTGGTGTGATAGGGGTGGAAATGGCATCTATCTTCAGCCGCATCGGAACACAGGTAACAATTCTTGAGTATGCAGATCACTTAATTGCTGCAATGGATCAAGAATTGGGAAAAAATCTTCAGAAAATATTTAAAAAAGAGGGAATTGATATTCGTCTCAATCAGGCTGTGTATAAAGCTGAGAGTTCAGATTCTGCTGCTAAGGTATTTTTTAAGGATAAGAATGGAGCAGATCATGAATTGGAAGCAGATTATATTTTGGTAGCGGTTGGAAGAAGTCCTTATGTAAAAGGATTAGGCCTGGAAAACACAGAGGTGAAGTTAGATGAACGAGGATTTATTAAAGTGGATGAAAATAACCGAACTGCTGTTTCTAATATTTATGCTATTGGGGATGTGATTGGTGGTGCCATGCTGGCTCATAAGGCGGAAGAAGAAGGAGTTTTGGTTGCAGAAACTATTAACGGACAGAAGCACCATATCCATTATGATAGAATTCCTTCTGTTGTATATACCTGGCCTGAGGTAGCATCTGTGGGATATACCGAAGAGTATCTGAAAAAGAATAATATAGCCTATAATGTAGGGAAGTTTCCATTTTCGGCCAGTGCAAGGGCAAGAGCTTCAATGGATACAGATGGTTTTGCCAAAGTGCTTGTTGATCCGAAATATGGTGAGGTACTGGGGGTTCATGTTATTGGTGCTAGGGCTGCTGATCTCATTGCACAAGGGGTAATTGCCCAGGAATATGAAGTGACAGCAGAAGATATGTTCCGTATCTCTTATGCGCATCCTACTTATTCTGAAACCTTGAAAGAAGCTTATTTGATAGCATCTGGACAAGGTGCTGTTAATATTTAA
- a CDS encoding Crp/Fnr family transcriptional regulator, whose translation MGYIREYYEQIVKLQESEWAFIAGHFQRKIYAKNDIITQQGDTEKHLSFIESGLVRFYIPDDEHGYTFSFSFEKEFTCAYDSFLTQTPSEKAHGI comes from the coding sequence ATGGGTTACATCAGAGAATATTACGAACAAATTGTTAAGCTGCAGGAATCGGAATGGGCATTTATTGCAGGTCATTTCCAAAGAAAAATCTACGCAAAAAATGACATCATTACTCAGCAAGGTGATACAGAAAAACACTTATCTTTCATAGAATCCGGATTGGTAAGGTTTTATATTCCTGATGATGAGCACGGCTATACTTTCAGCTTCAGCTTTGAGAAAGAATTCACCTGTGCTTATGACTCTTTTCTTACCCAAACCCCATCGGAAAAAGCTCATGGAATCTAA